One genomic segment of Dysosmobacter sp. Marseille-Q4140 includes these proteins:
- a CDS encoding histidinol-phosphatase HisJ family protein translates to MYLADYHTHTTCSPDARNTMTEMAAAAAAAGLQEICFTDHVEPLEWNCTVPKAGDHDWAPLKRAFAEARSAAPESVQLRLGIEIGDAIWNIDWVERQLERAPELDFIIGSVHSLPPPADCNLALFPPADETEARAGLADYLDSVERMVRWGKFQVVGHLTLPLRYLNERRGFHLTFDGFEDRLEAILRLVVEQGLGIEVNTNHGNTPLPDEKWLRMYRALGGEIITLGSDAHRTDGVGCAIREGQALLRACGFRRFCTFDRRQPVWHDL, encoded by the coding sequence ATGTACCTTGCGGACTATCACACCCATACCACCTGCTCTCCGGATGCCCGGAACACCATGACGGAGATGGCCGCCGCGGCCGCTGCCGCGGGGCTCCAGGAGATCTGCTTCACCGACCATGTGGAGCCTCTGGAGTGGAACTGCACCGTGCCCAAGGCCGGGGACCACGACTGGGCGCCCCTGAAGCGGGCCTTTGCCGAGGCCCGCTCCGCCGCGCCGGAGAGCGTGCAGCTGCGGCTGGGCATCGAGATCGGCGACGCCATCTGGAACATCGACTGGGTGGAGCGGCAGCTGGAGCGGGCGCCGGAGCTGGACTTTATCATCGGCTCCGTCCACAGCCTGCCCCCGCCGGCGGACTGCAACCTGGCCCTGTTTCCGCCCGCCGACGAGACGGAGGCCCGGGCGGGCCTCGCGGACTACCTGGACAGCGTGGAGCGGATGGTCCGCTGGGGTAAGTTCCAGGTGGTGGGCCACCTGACATTGCCTCTGCGGTATCTCAACGAGCGCCGTGGCTTCCACCTGACCTTCGACGGGTTCGAGGACCGGCTGGAGGCGATTTTGCGGCTGGTGGTGGAGCAGGGCCTGGGCATCGAGGTCAACACCAACCACGGCAACACCCCCCTGCCGGACGAAAAGTGGCTGCGGATGTACCGCGCTCTGGGCGGCGAGATCATCACCCTGGGCTCCGACGCCCACCGGACCGACGGCGTGGGCTGCGCCATCCGGGAGGGACAGGCGCTGCTGCGGGCATGCGGCTTCCGGCGCTTCTGCACCTTTGACCGGCGGCAGCCGGTCTGGCACGACCTGTGA
- the rpiB gene encoding ribose 5-phosphate isomerase B — MKIALASDHGGYALKCDIKALLEKLGHQVEDFGCHSTESCDYPDFGEAAARAVAAGTCDRGIVICTTGIGISIAANKVKGIRCAHCADSLQAEMTRRHNDANMMAIGAGFTGKNMAERMVEVFLTTEFEGGRHARRVDKLNAIQP, encoded by the coding sequence ATGAAGATCGCTCTGGCTTCCGATCACGGCGGATACGCCCTCAAATGCGACATCAAGGCCCTGCTGGAGAAGCTGGGCCACCAGGTGGAGGACTTCGGCTGCCACTCCACGGAGAGCTGCGACTACCCCGACTTCGGCGAGGCGGCGGCCCGGGCCGTGGCCGCCGGGACCTGTGACCGGGGCATCGTGATCTGCACCACCGGCATCGGCATCTCCATCGCCGCCAACAAGGTCAAGGGCATCCGCTGCGCCCACTGCGCCGACTCCCTTCAGGCGGAGATGACCCGCCGCCACAACGACGCCAACATGATGGCCATTGGCGCGGGCTTCACCGGCAAGAACATGGCCGAGCGGATGGTGGAGGTCTTTTTGACCACCGAGTTCGAGGGCGGGCGCCACGCCCGCCGGGTGGATAAGCTCAACGCCATTCAGCCCTGA